One window of the Diospyros lotus cultivar Yz01 chromosome 12, ASM1463336v1, whole genome shotgun sequence genome contains the following:
- the LOC127786797 gene encoding uncharacterized protein LOC127786797 produces the protein MDTRRGRGRGRPPARGRGHLVPTSEVQATGAGEQRQPGPPDMQETLAGILRAIDVLAASQLRQERRHDDRTATAQASHSGTSGAGDGSGATVLRDFMALRPPEFSGGADATVAEDWLLAVEKHLRSIDCAEANRVRLGTFLLRGDAERWWETTRQRYGDGGPSWAQFVEAFNETYVPAWIREQKVFEFIELQQGSKTVTHKFQRGLRPEIRHAMAGIEAPDFPTTVQRAHAVERDRLEARAEQLVLKGAGSSSKKRKWDTGSQSSGFPQCRQCGQRHQGQCREVRRDVCYRCGQPGHLKRDCPQAPRPTTSAPPATPATGQEIICFRYGQRGHRANRCTQPAQSGGPRTGGVGPRPVQRQSAPRTQGAGAPLPLPAAQRPGTTERVQIQG, from the exons ATGGACACACGACGTgggcgaggtcgtggtagaccgcCAGCACGAGGTAGAGGACACCTTGTCCCTACTTCGGAGGTTCAGGCTACAGGTGCGGGAGAGCAGAGACAGCCAGGGCCACCAGATATGCAGGAGACATTAGCTGGTATTTTACGAGCTATAGATGTACTGGCAGCATCTCAGTTGCGACAGGAGCGCAGACATGATGAtaggaccgctacggcccaGGCGTCGCATTCAGGTACGTCGGGAGCAGGGGACGGTTCAGGTGCTACAGTGCTTAGAGATTTTATGGCCTTGCgaccaccagagtttagtggaggcgctGATGCGACGGTGGCTGAGGATTGGTTACTAGCGGTGGAAAAGCATTTGAGATCCATAGACTGTGCAGAGGCCAACAGAGTTCGGCTGGGGACTTTCTTGTTACGAGGTGACGCCGAGcggtggtgggagaccaccagacagaGATATGGCGATGGAGGTCCGTCATGGGCACAGTTCGTCGAGGCGTTCAATGAGACCTATGTACCGGCTTGGatcagagagcagaaggtgtttGAGTTTATTGAGTTACAGCAGGGCAGTAAGACAGTTACACA caagtttcagagggggtTACGACCAGAGATCCGTCATGCCATGGCTGGTATTGAGGCCCCTGACTTCCCTACGACTGTTCAGCGAGCCCACGCGGTGGAGAGGGATCGATTGGAGGCCCGAGCAGAGCAGTTAGTCTTGAAGGGTGCAGGGAGCAGcagtaagaagaggaagtgggataCAGGCAGCCAGAGTTCGGGGTTTCCACAATGCCGACAGTGCGGGCAGAGACACCAGGGGCAGTGTCGGGAGGTACGTCGGGATGTatgttatcgctgtggtcagccAGGGCATTTGAAGAGAGACTGTCCACAGGCGCCTAGACCGACTACATCTGccccaccagctacaccggccacaGGGCAGGAGATTATTTGTTTTCGCTATGGACAGAGGGGCCACCGAGCGAACAGGTGCACCCAGCCAGCACAGAGTGGAGGGCCACGGACTGGAGGTGTGGGGCCCAGACCAGTTCAGAGACAGTCTGCACCTAGGACGCAGGGTGCAGGAGCACCATTACCTCTTCCAGCAGCACAGCGCCCAGGAACTACAGAGAGAGTTCAGATACAGGGATAA